In Vibrio hippocampi, the following are encoded in one genomic region:
- a CDS encoding YHS domain-containing (seleno)protein produces MVYAPITWALEPVYSDFFGHAIKGYDPVAYFTQSKPVKGDSDYQYQWNGANWRFSSEQNLQAFKAEPEKYAPQYGGYCAWAVSQGYTAKIDPDAWSIENGKLYLNYNRSVQKKWLQDPQGNIAKADQHWPRLLVE; encoded by the coding sequence ATGGTTTATGCCCCCATTACGTGGGCGTTAGAGCCAGTTTATAGTGACTTTTTTGGTCATGCGATCAAAGGTTATGATCCCGTCGCCTATTTTACACAGAGTAAACCCGTCAAAGGCGACAGTGATTACCAATACCAATGGAATGGTGCCAATTGGCGATTTTCAAGCGAACAAAATTTGCAGGCATTCAAAGCCGAGCCTGAAAAGTATGCCCCACAATATGGCGGTTACTGTGCTTGGGCGGTGAGCCAAGGCTATACTGCGAAGATCGATCCCGACGCATGGAGCATTGAAAATGGTAAACTCTATTTAAATTACAACCGTTCGGTTCAGAAAAAGTGGTTGCAGGATCCACAAGGTAACATTGCTAAAGCTGACCAGCATTGGCCGAGACTGCTGGTTGAGTAA
- a CDS encoding peptidoglycan DD-metalloendopeptidase family protein produces MTHIRYILLAVAVASFSLAAFLPWHSQSVEQPTSISITPYQAEQQATEDSPIVPLVEPANPRIHYFVKVGDTLSEIFSSWNIPYQTLQQLLEADLSELMLDTIKPGDHIELELEAETQRLLKLVYHKSLVEEAHYTVREDNSFAYEFVQKPGQWKQKLFMGVINGSFSLTAHQQGLNSNQVANITRILKDKINFSRQLRVGDKFYVLINQQYLGNHLTGNTEILGISFSLRGDNVDAFLAQDGRFYDREGNSLEQAFERFPVDKPYRRITSAFNPHRKHPVTGRVTPHNGTDFATPVGAPVYSTGDGRVIAVRNHPYAGKYLVIEHNSVYKTRYLHLHRFLVKKGDYVKRGQKIALSGATGRLTGPHLHFEVLVRDRAVDPMKADLPLATSIPKQQKAAFLARISSFDQLTKQDLLTPQDQS; encoded by the coding sequence ATGACACATATTAGGTACATTTTACTGGCCGTCGCCGTCGCGAGCTTCTCGTTGGCGGCGTTTCTTCCTTGGCATTCTCAATCGGTGGAGCAGCCGACCAGCATCAGCATTACACCGTATCAAGCCGAACAACAAGCCACGGAAGATTCCCCCATCGTTCCGTTGGTTGAGCCAGCCAATCCTCGTATTCACTATTTTGTCAAAGTGGGTGATACCTTAAGCGAGATTTTTTCCTCGTGGAATATTCCATATCAAACCTTACAGCAGTTGCTCGAAGCTGACTTGAGTGAGTTGATGTTGGATACCATCAAACCGGGTGATCATATTGAACTGGAGCTCGAAGCTGAGACACAGCGCCTACTCAAGTTGGTCTATCACAAAAGTTTGGTAGAAGAGGCTCACTATACCGTGAGAGAAGATAACAGCTTTGCCTATGAGTTTGTGCAAAAGCCGGGGCAATGGAAACAAAAGTTATTTATGGGGGTGATCAACGGCAGTTTTTCTTTGACCGCCCACCAGCAGGGCTTGAACTCAAATCAGGTTGCGAATATTACGCGTATTTTGAAAGATAAGATTAACTTCTCTCGCCAGCTACGCGTCGGTGATAAGTTTTATGTATTGATCAATCAACAATACTTGGGAAATCATCTGACCGGTAATACCGAGATATTAGGGATTTCCTTTTCTTTACGTGGTGACAATGTCGATGCATTTTTGGCGCAAGACGGGCGGTTTTATGATCGTGAGGGCAATAGTCTAGAGCAAGCATTTGAGCGTTTTCCCGTCGATAAGCCCTATCGACGTATTACGTCGGCATTTAATCCACACCGAAAGCATCCGGTGACAGGGCGAGTCACTCCGCATAATGGTACTGACTTTGCAACACCAGTGGGGGCGCCTGTTTACTCGACGGGTGACGGCAGAGTGATCGCGGTACGCAATCATCCCTATGCGGGGAAGTATCTGGTTATTGAACATAATAGTGTCTATAAAACGCGCTACTTACATTTACACCGTTTCTTAGTGAAAAAGGGTGACTACGTTAAGCGTGGACAAAAAATTGCGCTGTCTGGTGCGACAGGGCGCTTGACGGGTCCACATCTGCACTTTGAAGTTCTTGTGCGTGATCGTGCAGTTGACCCGATGAAAGCCGATTTACCTCTCGCAACGTCGATACCAAAGCAGCAGAAAGCCGCGTTTTTGGCGCGTATTTCCAGTTTTGATCAACTGACAAAGCAAGATCTGTTGACACCGCAAGATCAAAGTTGA
- a CDS encoding phosphatase, protein MHFEVDTHTHTYASGHAYSTITENALAAKQSGLKLLCTTDHAESMPGAPHYWFFSNQRVIPRFLHDVGIVRGVEANIMTTSGDIDVHPSSFKSLDWIIASFHEPVFAPVGRSAHTRALLNIIRSGKVDALGHLGNPHFDFDFKAVAQCAADHHVAIEINNSTLRGHSRVGSVERCYQIAEEVKSAGGYITTGSDSHFYDSIGQFEHTSALLETVSMPTDKIITYTARQFLDFLQLRGHEVIEEFQHL, encoded by the coding sequence TTGCATTTTGAAGTGGATACTCACACTCATACTTACGCCAGTGGTCACGCTTACAGCACGATTACCGAAAACGCCTTGGCGGCGAAGCAAAGCGGACTGAAGTTACTCTGTACCACCGATCATGCCGAATCTATGCCCGGTGCGCCGCACTATTGGTTTTTTTCCAACCAGCGTGTTATTCCTCGTTTTTTGCATGATGTCGGTATTGTGCGAGGTGTGGAAGCGAACATCATGACCACCAGCGGTGATATTGACGTCCATCCTAGTTCTTTTAAATCTCTGGATTGGATCATTGCGAGTTTTCATGAGCCGGTGTTTGCGCCGGTTGGTCGCTCGGCACATACCAGAGCACTACTGAATATTATTCGCAGCGGTAAGGTGGATGCGCTTGGGCATCTTGGCAATCCACACTTTGATTTTGATTTCAAGGCGGTAGCGCAGTGTGCCGCGGATCATCATGTCGCTATTGAAATCAATAATAGTACCCTAAGAGGGCATAGCCGTGTGGGCAGTGTTGAACGCTGTTATCAGATCGCAGAAGAGGTGAAATCCGCGGGTGGATATATCACCACAGGCAGTGATTCACATTTCTACGATTCGATTGGTCAATTTGAGCATACCTCCGCCTTGTTGGAGACGGTATCCATGCCGACAGATAAGATCATTACCTATACTGCGCGTCAATTTTTAGATTTCCTGCAACTTCGGGGTCATGAGGTGATTGAGGAATTTCAGCATCTATAA
- a CDS encoding EAL domain-containing protein yields MTPQSSRLDNGRPTIAIIAGSLASNYHEGIMRGAAYVAEEKGYNVIGYCGGVINSPDARTLARSKVFELVDMGLISGVIIPFSSHTRYSTPQDCQTFLKQFQDVPVVNIGSQIPHFTNIITDYKVSMIELFHHYYHQHNYRNIVLVRGPKNHASSEKRMQIFLDLLKQHGLEQHQHSVIYCDLKREAAKHRLSQLFEQENGISQDNRSHSKYAIDAIITINDNQALGVMDACKEHGLVIPDDIAVAGSMNTLEGAFCNPSLTTIKEPLFELGQAAALELVAQIEGRSPADTLEIPTELIIRESCGCKCHSQSNPFSQPLSLQPSHEPKSRDWIFDQTKQSFYQLVEQHKGAIIHRDVDRILQAFHHSVEHDDFVDLLATLETRLNHALMSEDIMFWLSLVSQLQRSCLNYLQISDDRDNMLHFMSQLTIIKSEVEQLAVQAQSFEAEHYLNCFRIIVNNLNTSFDLTTIKHYAVDTLQLSELYISLFEDLKTDDEADAIRAKNIVSVRKNQFIGISNKQLNAKKLIPQEVERFNERYSLMVFPLAFGSKAIGFMTTNISHRKGTAFENLREIISSALKNEMLIQNLRDAEERFSDIAHSTSNWLWETNEHHRFTYCSNSTLDIIGYEPSYFIDKGIDSLNIKQHQSLFFAIAQHKDLVDIECWCQHKNGRLICMLVSAKAIYQNGKFNGYRGVFEDITEQKTQEQKIRNLAYTDTLTGLPNRAMLHDTLEQTIIRSNEQQQKFAVMFIDLDHFKHVNDSMGHDAGDLLLVKVTERLTASVGPKETLARLGGDEFVIISSDINAQEEVIKLIHRIFYNLKQPIDVYNKPIYSTLSLGISLYPKDGTDAETLLKKGDSAMYQAKSQGRNGYVFYDHQLELKNSLRNTYERILRQAIEKEQFVLHYQPQVSLLDNSIIGCEVLVRIHSDNGLVPPNLFIPVAEELGLIQFVDEWVFEHACAQYATWKAELGITRRLSINLSALQLQNESIVETYIAIMQKYRVEPADIVLEITENALIDNEEVALTILQTFKQFGVQIAFDDFGTGYSSLSYISRYPIDTIKIDRSFVTDSINNPRNKAIIEGIVLLASSLDLRIVAEGVETVEQYHCVKKLGCHDVQGYYFYKPAAANEIAAMMTEHHANAQQLYSTPVR; encoded by the coding sequence ATGACACCTCAATCAAGCAGACTGGACAATGGTAGACCAACCATCGCGATCATTGCAGGCTCTTTGGCATCTAACTATCATGAAGGGATCATGCGAGGTGCCGCTTACGTTGCTGAGGAGAAAGGCTATAACGTGATTGGTTATTGCGGTGGCGTGATTAACTCACCCGATGCCCGCACCTTAGCCAGAAGTAAGGTTTTTGAATTAGTCGACATGGGACTGATTTCCGGTGTCATCATCCCGTTTAGCTCCCACACTCGATATTCCACTCCACAAGATTGCCAAACATTCTTAAAGCAATTTCAAGATGTTCCAGTGGTGAACATCGGCAGCCAGATCCCACATTTCACCAATATTATCACTGACTATAAAGTCTCTATGATTGAGCTTTTTCACCACTACTATCACCAGCACAACTACCGCAATATTGTTCTGGTACGTGGTCCTAAAAATCACGCGTCCTCCGAAAAGCGCATGCAAATTTTTCTAGATTTACTCAAACAGCATGGGCTAGAACAGCACCAACATAGCGTTATCTATTGCGACCTAAAACGAGAGGCGGCGAAACACAGGCTCAGTCAGTTATTTGAGCAAGAGAACGGGATTTCGCAAGATAACAGAAGCCATTCCAAATATGCCATAGACGCGATTATTACCATCAATGACAATCAAGCACTTGGCGTGATGGATGCGTGTAAAGAGCATGGATTGGTCATCCCCGATGATATTGCGGTAGCGGGTTCAATGAACACGTTAGAAGGTGCTTTCTGCAACCCATCACTCACCACGATTAAAGAGCCGCTATTTGAATTAGGGCAAGCGGCGGCTTTAGAGCTGGTCGCGCAAATTGAAGGGCGATCCCCCGCCGATACGCTTGAAATTCCGACTGAGCTTATTATTCGTGAATCTTGTGGCTGCAAATGCCACAGCCAAAGTAACCCATTTAGTCAGCCGCTGTCATTGCAGCCGAGCCACGAACCTAAAAGCCGAGATTGGATATTTGACCAGACCAAACAAAGTTTTTATCAATTAGTAGAACAACATAAAGGGGCCATCATTCATCGAGATGTTGATCGCATACTGCAAGCCTTTCATCATTCGGTGGAACACGATGATTTCGTTGACCTGTTAGCAACATTGGAAACTCGCCTCAATCATGCGCTAATGTCTGAAGACATCATGTTCTGGCTCAGTTTAGTGTCACAGCTGCAGCGCAGTTGCCTCAACTATTTACAGATCTCCGATGATCGAGACAACATGCTGCATTTTATGTCGCAGCTGACCATCATCAAATCTGAAGTTGAGCAACTGGCCGTGCAGGCACAGAGCTTTGAAGCGGAGCATTATCTCAACTGTTTTCGTATCATCGTCAATAACCTCAATACCTCTTTTGATCTCACCACCATCAAGCATTATGCCGTTGACACGCTGCAATTATCGGAGCTCTATATTTCGCTGTTCGAAGACCTCAAGACCGATGACGAGGCTGATGCTATCAGAGCGAAAAATATTGTTTCAGTTCGCAAAAATCAATTTATTGGCATCAGCAACAAACAACTCAATGCCAAAAAGCTAATACCGCAAGAGGTGGAACGATTTAACGAGCGCTATAGCCTGATGGTTTTCCCCCTTGCGTTCGGGAGTAAAGCCATCGGCTTTATGACCACCAACATTAGCCATCGTAAAGGTACAGCGTTTGAAAACTTGCGAGAAATCATCAGCTCAGCGTTAAAAAATGAAATGCTAATTCAGAACCTAAGAGATGCCGAAGAACGCTTTAGTGATATTGCCCACAGCACCTCAAACTGGTTATGGGAAACCAATGAACACCATCGCTTTACCTACTGCTCAAATTCAACATTGGACATCATAGGCTACGAACCGAGTTATTTTATTGATAAAGGCATAGATAGCCTCAATATTAAGCAGCATCAATCCTTATTCTTTGCTATCGCTCAGCACAAGGACTTGGTGGATATTGAGTGTTGGTGCCAACACAAGAATGGTCGGTTAATTTGCATGTTAGTTTCTGCAAAGGCGATATACCAAAATGGCAAATTTAATGGCTACCGTGGTGTATTCGAAGACATTACCGAGCAAAAAACTCAAGAGCAAAAAATCCGTAATCTCGCCTACACCGACACCCTGACAGGGCTACCAAACCGAGCCATGCTGCACGATACCCTTGAGCAAACCATTATTCGCAGTAATGAGCAGCAGCAGAAATTTGCGGTCATGTTTATCGACCTGGATCATTTCAAGCACGTCAATGACTCAATGGGACACGATGCTGGCGACCTGTTACTGGTGAAAGTCACCGAGCGATTAACGGCGTCCGTTGGTCCCAAAGAGACCCTCGCTCGACTTGGTGGTGATGAGTTTGTGATTATATCGTCGGATATCAATGCGCAAGAGGAAGTCATTAAACTCATACACCGAATTTTCTATAACCTTAAGCAGCCGATTGATGTCTATAACAAACCGATTTATAGCACACTTAGCCTAGGCATCAGCCTGTACCCTAAAGACGGCACAGATGCTGAAACACTACTGAAGAAAGGCGACAGTGCGATGTATCAAGCCAAGTCGCAAGGGCGTAATGGCTATGTGTTTTATGATCATCAATTGGAGCTCAAAAACAGCCTAAGGAATACCTACGAACGCATATTGCGCCAAGCAATTGAAAAAGAACAGTTCGTTCTCCACTACCAACCGCAAGTTTCCTTGCTCGATAACAGCATTATTGGCTGCGAGGTTCTGGTGAGGATTCACAGTGACAATGGCTTAGTCCCACCCAATCTATTTATTCCCGTTGCCGAAGAACTCGGACTGATCCAATTCGTCGATGAATGGGTGTTCGAACATGCTTGTGCTCAGTACGCCACGTGGAAAGCCGAACTCGGTATCACTCGTCGCCTATCCATCAACCTATCGGCACTGCAATTACAAAACGAAAGTATTGTAGAAACTTATATCGCCATTATGCAAAAGTATCGGGTTGAACCTGCCGATATCGTGCTAGAAATTACCGAAAATGCTTTGATCGATAACGAAGAAGTGGCACTCACTATCTTACAAACATTCAAGCAGTTTGGCGTCCAGATCGCCTTTGATGACTTTGGGACAGGCTATTCATCACTGAGTTATATCAGCCGCTATCCTATCGACACCATCAAAATTGACCGCTCTTTTGTTACCGACTCGATCAATAACCCAAGAAACAAAGCGATCATCGAAGGCATTGTGCTCTTAGCCAGTAGCCTTGATCTGCGCATTGTCGCAGAGGGAGTGGAAACCGTTGAACAGTATCACTGCGTCAAGAAGCTCGGTTGCCACGATGTGCAAGGCTACTACTTCTATAAACCCGCTGCCGCGAACGAAATTGCAGCCATGATGACTGAACACCACGCCAATGCTCAGCAGCTATATTCAACACCGGTTCGTTGA
- a CDS encoding RNA-binding S4 domain-containing protein: MNQDAFEDYSEPEEIEIEAIGIEVSSQPIELYKLFKVANLVGGGGEAKHFIAEGYVAVNGELETRKRRKMYDGDFFEFNQEYYVMVCDEPPMEERPEVADVEKTAPQQNKAPENKAPANKASKNKSSGRDKKAKQSQKQNSPSQRKSSGSKDPNSGRGSIDFF, from the coding sequence ATGAATCAAGACGCCTTTGAAGATTATTCCGAACCTGAAGAGATAGAAATCGAAGCGATTGGAATAGAAGTCTCTAGCCAACCGATCGAGCTCTATAAGTTGTTTAAGGTGGCTAACCTGGTCGGTGGTGGCGGTGAAGCGAAACACTTTATTGCCGAAGGTTATGTGGCAGTGAACGGTGAACTTGAAACGCGTAAACGACGCAAGATGTACGATGGCGACTTCTTCGAGTTCAATCAAGAATACTATGTCATGGTATGTGATGAGCCGCCGATGGAAGAACGACCAGAGGTCGCTGACGTTGAGAAAACGGCACCTCAGCAAAATAAAGCACCAGAAAATAAAGCGCCAGCAAATAAAGCGTCAAAAAATAAAAGCTCGGGTCGAGACAAAAAAGCCAAACAGAGTCAGAAACAAAACTCGCCATCACAGCGTAAATCGTCCGGCAGCAAAGACCCAAATAGTGGGCGCGGTAGCATAGATTTCTTCTAG
- the atzF gene encoding allophanate hydrolase — translation MTQTTQLNDLMDAALTISQLIESYASGEFSPRQYLDYKLQQAKQDSNHAWISLLSSSQLDRYLQNLEQQSMESLPLFGVPFAIKDNIDLDDLPTTAGCEAYRYQPDSSAFVVQLLIKAGAVPLGKTNLDQFATGLVGTRSPYGAGKNSFDTDYISGGSSAGSAISVAHNQVMFALGTDTAGSGRVPAAFNNLYGLKASKGLLSCSGVVPACKSLDCVTLFAKSADELAALFEVCAQYDAEDCFSRAYPEQAESNKPQFKGLKIGVPAESDLTFFGNTQYQALYYQAVEKLQQLGAILVPFNLQPFTDAARLLYQGPWVAERYVAIEDFYEQDPQQCLPVIQTIIGGAKGLTAAEVFKASYQLQAYKVQCDQLLQQVDLVLTPTAGNIYTIDELTADPITLNTNLGYYTNFMNLLDYCAVAVPAGFTEQGLPFGVTLFASCFSDQTLLQLAQEWQRAQNLPLGATGSQLNSEPSMDIMVCGAHMQGLPLNHQLTELGASLRCKTTTSPDYRFYKLAGGPPLRPGLVRDNQQGREIEVEVWSVPKNNIGTLLAQIPHPLGLGSVELANGEWVKGFICEPIAVTGAEDISSHGSWRTFLASLPNS, via the coding sequence ATGACTCAAACAACACAATTAAACGATTTGATGGATGCAGCGTTGACGATTAGTCAGCTCATTGAAAGCTATGCCAGCGGAGAGTTTTCCCCACGACAATATTTAGACTACAAACTGCAACAAGCAAAACAGGACAGCAACCATGCTTGGATCAGCCTGTTGTCGAGTTCACAATTGGATCGCTACTTGCAGAATCTGGAGCAGCAGTCGATGGAGTCGTTGCCACTCTTTGGGGTGCCATTTGCCATCAAAGATAATATTGATCTTGATGATTTACCGACCACGGCGGGTTGTGAGGCCTATCGCTATCAACCGGATTCGTCGGCCTTTGTGGTGCAACTGCTGATTAAAGCAGGCGCTGTGCCTTTGGGGAAAACCAACCTTGACCAATTCGCCACTGGCTTAGTGGGCACGCGAAGCCCCTACGGCGCAGGGAAAAACAGCTTCGATACCGACTATATTTCTGGTGGCTCAAGTGCTGGCAGTGCTATTAGTGTCGCCCACAATCAGGTGATGTTTGCCCTTGGCACCGATACCGCTGGCTCGGGACGTGTTCCTGCCGCCTTTAATAATCTGTATGGGCTAAAGGCGTCGAAAGGACTATTGAGTTGCAGCGGTGTCGTTCCTGCGTGTAAGAGCCTCGATTGCGTCACCCTATTTGCCAAATCGGCGGATGAACTGGCGGCGTTGTTTGAAGTATGCGCCCAATATGATGCGGAGGATTGTTTCTCACGCGCTTACCCTGAGCAAGCAGAGTCGAATAAACCGCAATTTAAAGGGTTAAAAATCGGCGTACCAGCGGAAAGTGACTTAACCTTTTTTGGTAATACCCAATATCAAGCCCTGTATTATCAAGCGGTTGAAAAACTGCAGCAGCTTGGCGCAATACTAGTTCCTTTCAACCTACAACCTTTTACCGATGCCGCTCGCTTGCTGTATCAAGGTCCTTGGGTGGCAGAAAGATACGTCGCCATAGAGGACTTCTATGAGCAAGATCCGCAACAGTGTCTACCCGTGATACAGACCATTATTGGTGGCGCGAAAGGTCTGACCGCCGCCGAGGTATTTAAGGCGAGTTATCAACTGCAAGCCTATAAGGTGCAGTGTGACCAATTGCTGCAACAAGTGGACTTGGTGCTAACGCCAACGGCAGGAAACATCTATACCATTGATGAACTTACCGCCGACCCGATTACTCTCAATACTAATCTGGGTTACTACACCAACTTTATGAATCTACTCGATTACTGCGCTGTGGCGGTTCCGGCGGGTTTTACCGAGCAAGGATTGCCATTTGGTGTGACTCTGTTTGCCAGTTGTTTTAGTGATCAAACCCTACTGCAATTGGCTCAAGAGTGGCAACGAGCGCAAAACTTGCCGCTGGGTGCAACTGGAAGCCAACTCAATTCCGAACCGTCGATGGATATCATGGTATGCGGCGCGCATATGCAAGGTTTACCGCTCAATCATCAACTGACGGAATTAGGCGCCAGTTTGCGATGTAAGACGACAACGTCACCTGACTATCGGTTTTACAAACTCGCCGGAGGACCGCCACTGAGACCGGGTTTAGTGCGTGATAATCAACAGGGCAGGGAGATTGAAGTCGAAGTGTGGTCGGTGCCCAAAAATAACATCGGCACTCTGTTGGCACAAATCCCACATCCCCTTGGTTTAGGCTCGGTGGAATTAGCCAATGGTGAGTGGGTTAAAGGCTTCATCTGCGAACCCATCGCGGTAACAGGCGCTGAGGATATCAGCAGCCACGGCAGTTGGCGAACCTTCTTAGCCAGCCTCCCCAACTCCTAA
- a CDS encoding enoyl-CoA hydratase/isomerase family protein has protein sequence MSYQGYTTFTAKQDDAILYVTFEFGSVNVQGQEMLADLNGLALRLERDSSVKVVVFQSANPEIWVCHYDTNLLKEMSTEAVSRDEAKLLDLQSVLERISKVPQATIAKLEGFARGGGHEFALACDMRFAARGKYKFMQMEVGMGILPCGGGASRMARQVGLGRALEIILSARDFDADEAEAYGTINKALEPDEIGPYVDALAQRISKFPAESINACKQMVYESIDKPIDEALKAEAYWLYQATSKTAAVKRFRIADEQGLEHDIENQRKWEELVMNVQDIN, from the coding sequence ATGAGTTACCAAGGCTATACAACATTTACCGCCAAGCAAGACGATGCCATCCTTTACGTCACATTTGAATTTGGTTCGGTCAACGTTCAAGGGCAAGAGATGTTGGCTGATTTGAATGGGTTGGCATTGCGCTTAGAGCGCGATAGCAGTGTCAAAGTGGTGGTGTTTCAGTCCGCTAATCCAGAGATCTGGGTCTGTCATTACGACACCAATCTACTGAAAGAGATGTCCACCGAGGCAGTCAGTCGTGATGAAGCCAAGTTGCTCGACCTCCAATCAGTACTTGAGCGTATCAGTAAAGTTCCCCAAGCAACGATAGCGAAACTCGAAGGCTTTGCCCGTGGTGGCGGTCATGAGTTTGCACTGGCATGCGATATGCGTTTTGCCGCGCGTGGTAAATACAAGTTTATGCAAATGGAAGTCGGTATGGGCATTCTGCCTTGTGGTGGCGGTGCATCTCGTATGGCAAGACAAGTTGGTTTGGGTCGTGCGTTAGAGATCATCCTTAGCGCCAGAGACTTTGATGCCGATGAAGCTGAGGCATACGGCACCATTAATAAAGCACTAGAGCCGGATGAAATCGGTCCTTATGTGGATGCACTGGCACAACGTATTTCTAAATTCCCTGCGGAATCCATTAATGCGTGTAAGCAGATGGTTTACGAATCGATAGACAAACCGATTGATGAGGCGTTAAAAGCCGAAGCCTACTGGCTATATCAAGCCACCAGTAAAACGGCGGCGGTTAAACGTTTTAGAATTGCCGATGAGCAAGGTCTGGAGCACGATATTGAGAACCAACGCAAATGGGAAGAGTTGGTGATGAATGTTCAAGACATCAACTAA